A stretch of the Bacteroidota bacterium genome encodes the following:
- a CDS encoding type B 50S ribosomal protein L31, with protein MKAGIHPENYRFVVFKDLSNDYSFLTKSCVETKETIKWEDGNEYPVVKLEISHMSHPFYTGKVKLVDTAGRVDKFRTRYKKAEK; from the coding sequence ATGAAAGCAGGAATACACCCAGAAAACTACCGTTTTGTAGTATTTAAGGATTTGAGTAATGATTACTCTTTTTTAACAAAATCATGTGTTGAAACAAAAGAGACCATTAAATGGGAAGACGGAAATGAGTATCCGGTTGTAAAATTGGAGATTTCTCACATGTCACACCCGTTCTATACAGGAAAAGTGAAATTGGTAGATACAGCTGGACGTGTTGATAAATTCAGAACACGTTACAAAAAAGCTGAGAAATAA
- a CDS encoding type IX secretion system membrane protein PorP/SprF codes for MKKINLILTSFLFASLSYAQQIGMYSHYFYKPMVYNPAYAGASDATNVMFVSRAQWSDFSGAPQLNIATMDGSLMDKKIGLGAMLVSDRKGITNRIGGDLSYSYRLTINDDMHLRFGISLGVVDHSVDYSKALVETANDPTLFTNEQHKTVFNGNAGFLFVWKGLDFGVAVPQIIGNKVNYVDTSNVRGFYTQARHYMGSLKYTFDINKEKGLSVTPQGLVRFVPNAPFQYDGNVTFDWKDKFWVGATYKSDYAVGANVGFCIHKQLYVGYSYDFIIGDIGEYSGMAHELMLNFKFGKNKKEEVKEDKTLENAAYVKRMDSLETELRESQAKLQALSDRLDQQLKQQPQPPVNNQTGTDTPNNENQNAQMGEKSENKVVENGVLIVTNKKDEFKDEDGYKPTIGFYVVIGTYFYRDLAEAETKRFIAKGYQTADWVYSGPSSFNYIFMFKCTTKEEALEKLKIARDAGVKDAWIQKLIE; via the coding sequence ATGAAAAAAATAAATTTAATACTAACGTCCTTCTTGTTTGCTTCGCTTTCTTATGCGCAGCAGATAGGGATGTATAGTCATTATTTTTATAAGCCGATGGTTTATAATCCGGCATATGCGGGAGCCAGTGATGCAACAAATGTAATGTTTGTTAGCCGTGCGCAATGGTCAGATTTTAGTGGAGCTCCACAATTAAATATTGCAACAATGGATGGTAGTTTGATGGATAAAAAAATCGGATTGGGTGCAATGTTGGTGAGTGATAGAAAAGGAATTACAAATAGAATCGGTGGAGACTTATCTTATTCCTACCGTTTGACAATCAACGATGATATGCATCTTCGCTTTGGGATTTCATTGGGAGTAGTTGACCATTCGGTGGATTATTCGAAAGCGTTGGTGGAAACAGCAAATGACCCGACATTATTTACAAATGAACAGCACAAAACTGTTTTTAACGGGAATGCAGGTTTTCTTTTTGTATGGAAAGGGTTGGATTTTGGAGTTGCTGTTCCTCAAATAATTGGCAACAAAGTCAATTATGTCGATACCAGTAATGTTCGCGGTTTTTACACACAAGCCCGTCATTACATGGGTTCTTTAAAATACACCTTTGACATCAATAAAGAAAAAGGTCTATCTGTCACACCGCAAGGATTAGTTCGGTTTGTGCCCAATGCACCATTCCAATACGATGGGAATGTGACATTTGATTGGAAAGACAAATTTTGGGTAGGAGCAACTTATAAAAGTGATTATGCCGTAGGTGCAAATGTTGGTTTTTGTATTCACAAACAATTGTATGTAGGTTATTCCTATGATTTTATTATAGGAGATATCGGAGAATATTCTGGAATGGCGCATGAGTTGATGCTGAATTTTAAGTTTGGAAAAAACAAAAAAGAAGAAGTAAAAGAAGACAAAACACTTGAAAATGCAGCGTATGTTAAACGCATGGATAGTCTTGAAACAGAATTAAGAGAAAGTCAAGCCAAATTGCAAGCATTAAGTGATCGCTTGGATCAACAGTTAAAGCAACAACCGCAACCGCCAGTAAACAATCAAACAGGAACTGACACTCCGAATAATGAGAATCAAAACGCTCAAATGGGGGAGAAAAGTGAAAATAAAGTTGTTGAAAATGGTGTTTTGATTGTGACCAACAAAAAAGATGAATTTAAGGATGAAGACGGATATAAACCAACGATTGGTTTTTATGTGGTAATCGGAACCTATTTTTATAGAGATTTGGCAGAGGCAGAAACAAAACGCTTTATAGCCAAAGGCTATCAAACAGCTGATTGGGTTTACTCTGGACCGAGTAGTTTCAATTATATTTTTATGTTTAAATGTACAACCAAGGAAGAAGCGCTTGAGAAGCTGAAAATTGCACGTGATGCCGGTGTGAAGGATGCTTGGATTCAGAAATTAATTGAATAA
- a CDS encoding gliding motility-associated C-terminal domain-containing protein, with translation MIQVSVFTVLVKEWRGGILVGSVMRDVQIRTIACTNNNPYLNGINNTGVYTLNACLGAPITFNIPSFDVNASQNVVLTWNAGIAGATFNPGTGSRPTGVFTWTPTLADVGSVPHCFTVTVTDNNCPLFGSQTFSFCITVGGFTATGASVNAICTSPNGSATVTPTGGVLPLTYSWAPSGGTAPTATGLTPGTYTCTITDATGCTRTVPVTVGSTPGGVASISSFANVTCNGAANGTATVTMGGAVTPAFTYAWTPSGGTAATATNLGPGTYTVVVTDANGCTATTTQAITQPAPLTVTPTFINVSCFGGSTGTATATPAGGTGPYTYLWMPGAFTTPSISSLSVGSYTVTVTDSRGCTVTGTANITQPPALSITATPTSANCGLPNGSASVVGAGGFAPYSWSWSNGQTGPAASGLLAGTYTVTITDLNLCTTSVPVTIGTIAGPTASIISSTNVACFGGNTGNATIGVTGGTAPFTYLWSNGQTTPTANNLVAGIYSVTATDAAGCVASTSITITQPTVLVANAVSSNPICFGNTNGTATASAVGGTTPYSYVWTTPGSPTTSTVSGLGAGTYSVTVTDAYGCIQNASVTLVNPPALTTAITSVNVTCNAACNGTATATVSSGTPPYTYLWNNPAAQTTATATGLCAGSFTVTVADANGCPSQGVALITQPTPLTNVLSSSGNLTCFGVCTGFAQVTAGGGTAPYTYSWSPSGGTTATASSLCAGSYTCTVTDARGCTATVSATITQPAQLVATVTGTNINCFGSCDGTGVINFTGGTAPYSFLWTPSMQTIFNPSNLCPGVNSATITDANGCAVTGSVTLTQAFTPVVVTTTPTNSNCGQSNGGACATVSGGLPPYSYIWNDLAVTMAPCMDSVPAGTYLLDVTDANGCLVTSTVNVNDILAPTVVITSHTDLLCYGLTNGAATTSITVGGTPYAVLWTPGGQVNPNPTNLAGGVNTITVTDAAGCISSQSVTILEPPPINHAISSITNVSCFGACNGTATVVAAGGTGALTFQWNDPASQTTGTASGLCAGTYEVITTDANGCMVVDSALIISQPGTLAITSSTATNITCFGDNDGSITTTVTGGTPFYLFAWTPSGGSAPVANALAPGTYTLTVTDQNGCTTNQNWTITQPTLLTDTSSFVPSTCGQANATALVTPAGGSPGYVYQWNDPALQTTQTATGLLAGTYSVIVTDTHGCTTTQSYTINDLAGPVIDTVTSTPVLCFGGSTGTATVTTVAGTGTLPLSYDWNPGSQINPVATSLTQGTYSVIVTDDNGCSATGVVVVNEPPLLELFVSTTDTICYGDTTQVYATASGGSPAYSYFWVGASGSGFSGGGPHMVMPTTTTMYTALVLDANGCSAGPLDMFVVVKPPLTVIASDTSVCDGDAATIYATGGGGNSGPYTYSWDNGALTQSQIVTPPSGSVTTNYIVTVSDGCSAPVSDTSTVTINPGSIGLLQGLPTSGCEPLTVAFTGASNNGVTYLWDFGDGNTATGANPTNIYMNSGTYDVELTIITAFGCETIIDSLAYINVYPGPTADFIASPNPASSLSPLVTFTDISTVASEITNWAWDFGDLLSTTDVSSLQHPTYTYQGAGYNTVTLIVTNQYGCIDTTQQVIQIIDDFVFFAPNAFTPDEDGVNDIFLPQGIGYDINTFNMMIFDRWGNMIYSTDDYNKGWDGRANGGAEVAQIDVYVWKVSLKDNQGKPHKYIGHVTIVK, from the coding sequence ATGATTCAAGTTTCTGTATTTACAGTTTTAGTAAAAGAGTGGAGAGGTGGTATTTTAGTTGGTAGTGTTATGCGTGATGTTCAAATTAGAACAATTGCTTGTACAAACAATAATCCATACTTAAATGGAATAAATAATACAGGTGTTTATACTTTAAATGCTTGCTTGGGAGCTCCAATCACTTTCAACATCCCTTCTTTTGATGTGAATGCTTCTCAGAATGTTGTATTGACATGGAATGCAGGTATTGCAGGTGCAACCTTTAACCCTGGTACTGGATCTCGTCCTACTGGTGTTTTTACTTGGACACCAACCCTTGCAGATGTAGGAAGTGTTCCACATTGCTTCACGGTAACCGTTACTGACAATAATTGTCCTTTGTTTGGTAGTCAGACGTTCTCTTTTTGTATAACGGTCGGTGGATTTACGGCTACGGGGGCTTCCGTCAATGCGATATGCACTAGTCCAAATGGTTCAGCAACAGTAACACCAACAGGTGGCGTTCTGCCTTTGACCTACAGTTGGGCTCCTTCAGGTGGAACTGCGCCAACAGCAACCGGTTTAACTCCTGGAACCTATACCTGTACAATAACAGATGCTACAGGATGTACACGAACAGTTCCTGTTACAGTTGGTTCGACACCAGGTGGAGTAGCGTCTATCAGTTCATTTGCGAATGTAACTTGTAATGGTGCAGCCAATGGTACTGCAACAGTAACAATGGGCGGTGCAGTGACTCCTGCATTTACGTATGCTTGGACTCCCTCTGGAGGAACAGCAGCAACAGCAACAAATTTAGGACCTGGAACATATACCGTAGTTGTAACCGATGCTAATGGATGTACAGCTACAACAACACAAGCGATTACCCAACCTGCACCTTTAACTGTTACTCCAACATTTATTAATGTGAGTTGTTTTGGTGGAAGTACAGGTACTGCCACAGCTACCCCTGCAGGTGGAACCGGTCCATACACTTATTTATGGATGCCTGGAGCTTTCACAACACCTTCGATTAGTTCGTTATCAGTTGGATCTTACACGGTTACTGTTACTGATTCAAGAGGATGTACTGTAACAGGTACAGCAAATATTACTCAACCACCAGCATTGTCTATAACTGCAACACCTACCAGTGCCAACTGTGGATTGCCAAATGGATCTGCATCAGTTGTTGGAGCGGGTGGTTTTGCACCTTATTCTTGGTCTTGGTCAAATGGACAAACTGGTCCAGCTGCTTCAGGATTACTTGCTGGTACTTATACAGTTACGATTACTGACTTAAACCTTTGCACCACATCGGTTCCTGTTACAATTGGTACCATTGCCGGTCCAACGGCCTCAATCATTTCTTCAACCAATGTTGCTTGTTTCGGAGGAAATACCGGAAATGCAACCATAGGAGTAACCGGAGGAACAGCCCCATTTACTTATTTATGGAGCAATGGACAAACAACCCCAACCGCAAACAATTTAGTGGCAGGTATTTATTCTGTAACGGCTACTGATGCTGCAGGTTGTGTTGCATCAACAAGCATTACTATCACACAGCCGACTGTTTTAGTGGCCAATGCCGTTAGTTCCAATCCAATTTGTTTTGGAAATACAAATGGTACTGCCACAGCAAGTGCTGTGGGTGGAACAACTCCTTACTCTTATGTATGGACAACACCTGGTAGTCCGACTACTTCAACCGTATCTGGACTTGGTGCTGGAACGTACAGTGTTACAGTTACAGATGCCTATGGATGTATTCAAAATGCGTCAGTAACCTTAGTAAATCCACCTGCATTAACAACAGCAATTACTTCAGTAAATGTTACTTGTAATGCTGCATGTAATGGAACGGCTACGGCTACTGTTAGCAGTGGTACTCCTCCATATACTTATTTATGGAACAACCCGGCAGCACAAACAACGGCTACTGCAACAGGATTGTGTGCTGGAAGTTTTACAGTAACCGTTGCTGATGCAAATGGTTGTCCTTCACAAGGAGTAGCTTTAATTACTCAACCAACCCCTTTAACAAATGTACTTTCATCATCAGGCAATTTAACTTGCTTTGGTGTTTGTACTGGATTTGCACAAGTTACTGCAGGAGGTGGAACCGCTCCATACACTTATAGCTGGTCGCCAAGTGGAGGAACAACGGCAACTGCTTCTAGTTTGTGTGCAGGTTCTTATACTTGTACCGTAACTGATGCAAGAGGTTGTACTGCAACTGTTAGCGCAACGATTACACAGCCTGCTCAATTGGTAGCAACAGTAACAGGTACCAATATTAACTGTTTTGGTTCTTGTGATGGAACCGGTGTAATTAATTTTACCGGTGGTACCGCTCCATATTCATTCTTATGGACACCAAGTATGCAAACGATATTCAATCCTAGTAATTTATGTCCTGGTGTTAATTCAGCTACTATTACTGATGCAAATGGATGTGCGGTAACAGGAAGTGTTACATTAACCCAAGCCTTTACTCCGGTAGTTGTAACAACCACACCAACAAATTCAAACTGTGGGCAATCCAACGGTGGTGCTTGCGCTACAGTTAGTGGTGGTTTGCCACCATATTCATATATATGGAATGATTTAGCTGTAACAATGGCTCCATGTATGGATTCCGTTCCAGCCGGCACGTATTTATTAGATGTTACTGATGCAAATGGTTGTTTGGTTACATCAACGGTTAACGTGAATGATATTCTTGCTCCAACTGTTGTGATTACATCACATACAGATTTATTGTGCTATGGATTAACCAATGGAGCAGCTACGACTTCAATTACGGTTGGGGGAACACCTTACGCTGTTTTATGGACACCAGGCGGTCAAGTAAATCCGAATCCAACGAATTTAGCCGGTGGAGTAAACACGATTACTGTTACTGATGCTGCGGGATGTATTTCGTCTCAATCCGTTACAATTTTAGAACCACCTCCAATTAATCATGCGATTTCAAGTATCACGAACGTAAGTTGTTTTGGAGCATGTAATGGAACAGCAACCGTTGTAGCGGCTGGTGGAACAGGGGCTTTGACTTTCCAATGGAATGACCCAGCTTCTCAAACAACTGGAACAGCCTCTGGATTATGTGCTGGAACATATGAAGTGATAACTACGGATGCCAATGGTTGTATGGTTGTCGATTCAGCATTGATCATTTCTCAACCTGGAACCTTAGCGATTACATCAAGTACAGCAACAAATATTACTTGTTTTGGTGATAATGATGGAAGTATTACAACCACAGTAACAGGTGGAACACCATTTTATTTATTTGCTTGGACACCAAGTGGTGGTTCAGCTCCAGTAGCGAATGCATTGGCTCCGGGAACATACACACTTACTGTGACCGATCAAAACGGATGTACTACCAATCAAAACTGGACAATAACTCAACCGACATTATTGACCGATACATCTTCGTTTGTTCCTAGTACTTGTGGACAAGCGAATGCAACTGCATTAGTAACTCCAGCAGGAGGTTCTCCGGGATATGTGTATCAATGGAATGACCCTGCTTTACAAACAACACAAACAGCTACAGGTTTATTGGCTGGTACATATAGTGTAATTGTTACAGATACACATGGTTGTACAACCACGCAAAGTTATACTATCAACGATTTGGCTGGTCCAGTGATTGATACAGTTACTTCAACTCCTGTATTATGTTTTGGTGGCAGTACAGGTACAGCAACTGTAACAACAGTAGCCGGAACAGGCACGTTGCCACTTTCATATGATTGGAATCCGGGTTCTCAGATTAATCCTGTTGCAACCTCTTTAACACAAGGTACATATAGTGTTATTGTTACTGATGATAATGGATGTTCTGCAACAGGTGTAGTTGTTGTAAATGAACCACCTTTATTAGAATTATTTGTTAGCACAACGGATACAATTTGCTATGGTGACACCACTCAAGTGTATGCTACTGCTTCGGGTGGAAGTCCGGCATACAGTTACTTCTGGGTTGGTGCTTCCGGATCAGGTTTTTCTGGTGGTGGACCTCACATGGTAATGCCAACAACAACTACGATGTATACTGCGTTGGTTTTAGATGCAAACGGTTGTAGTGCCGGTCCGCTTGATATGTTTGTTGTTGTTAAACCTCCTTTAACAGTTATAGCAAGCGATACTTCTGTTTGTGATGGAGATGCTGCAACAATTTATGCTACAGGTGGTGGCGGTAATAGTGGTCCTTATACGTATTCTTGGGACAATGGGGCGCTTACACAATCACAAATTGTTACACCACCAAGCGGTTCTGTTACCACAAATTATATTGTAACAGTTTCTGATGGTTGTTCTGCACCTGTGTCAGATACATCAACTGTAACAATTAATCCAGGTTCTATCGGATTATTGCAAGGTTTGCCAACAAGTGGTTGTGAACCATTAACTGTTGCATTTACCGGAGCAAGTAATAATGGTGTTACGTATTTATGGGATTTTGGTGATGGAAACACCGCAACAGGGGCGAATCCAACAAATATCTATATGAATTCGGGTACTTACGATGTTGAATTAACAATTATCACTGCATTTGGATGTGAAACAATCATAGATAGTTTAGCTTATATTAACGTATATCCTGGACCGACTGCTGATTTTATTGCATCTCCAAATCCAGCATCATCCTTATCACCACTCGTAACGTTTACAGATATTTCTACTGTGGCGTCCGAAATAACGAATTGGGCTTGGGATTTTGGTGATTTGCTAAGCACTACTGATGTTTCTTCATTACAACATCCTACTTACACATATCAGGGTGCAGGTTACAATACAGTTACATTGATCGTAACTAACCAATATGGTTGTATTGATACCACTCAGCAAGTAATTCAAATTATTGATGATTTTGTGTTCTTTGCACCAAATGCATTTACACCTGATGAAGATGGTGTGAATGATATCTTCTTACCACAAGGAATCGGTTATGATATTAACACATTCAATATGATGATTTTTGATCGTTGGGGAAATATGATTTATTCAACGGATGATTATAACAAAGGATGGGATGGAAGAGCAAATGGTGGAGCAGAAGTTGCTCAAATCGATGTATATGTTTGGAAAGTGAGTTTAAAAGATAATCAAGGAAAACCACATAAATACATTGGTCATGTTACTATTGTAAAATAA
- a CDS encoding gliding motility-associated C-terminal domain-containing protein, which translates to MKQITFSFLLISIFTFSTAKVNAQSVGGTTSGAATYCSTTNSGFVSVAGYVGTILNWQSSTDGGATWSSIPNTTPNQTYFNLAQTTCYQAVVQNGVFPPDTSTTVCITIYPESVGGTISGGGTYCAGSGPGTLTLSGYNGNILYWQSSTDGGSTWTTIPNTTPTESYLNITTSTLYWAVVQNGAMCPMDTSSQVSFVIDPATVAGSVSGAASVCSTGNSGTLILSGYTGTILGWSYSTTGGATWIPIANTTNSQSYLNLTTTTWYHAIVQSGSCPADSTADVIITVSPPAVAGTITGGGVFCGVPATGTLTLSGYSGTITGWISSTTGGASWTPIANTTNTENYTALPVTTWYTAIVQSGGCPADTANIEIVDVAPNTVAGTISPSATVCSGTNLDSVILSGNIGSVLGWLSSTDGGLTWLPVANTTTTLIYSGLTVNTTYTAIVQSGSCSIDTAASATISILPPFPVFAGNDTSINVGQTLVLSGTGSGTPIWTPGATLSGTTVYSPTATPLTTTTYVLTVTDINGCVNSDAITVTVIQPSFNGMVSNLFTPNGDGVNDNWYVEGILNFPENEVFVYNIYGNQVYSKKSYTNDWQGTYNGSELPDGTYFYVIRLDSPSRVIKGSVDILRK; encoded by the coding sequence ATGAAACAAATTACATTTAGCTTTTTATTGATTTCCATTTTTACTTTTTCAACAGCGAAAGTAAATGCTCAATCTGTAGGTGGGACAACCTCCGGAGCGGCTACGTATTGCTCAACAACAAACTCAGGTTTTGTTAGTGTTGCAGGGTATGTTGGAACAATTTTAAATTGGCAATCCTCTACAGATGGCGGTGCAACGTGGAGCTCTATTCCGAATACAACGCCCAATCAAACTTATTTTAATTTAGCACAAACGACCTGTTATCAGGCGGTAGTTCAAAATGGTGTATTTCCCCCTGATACTTCAACAACTGTATGTATTACAATTTATCCCGAATCCGTTGGAGGAACAATCAGTGGTGGCGGAACATATTGTGCTGGATCAGGGCCTGGAACATTAACATTATCCGGCTATAATGGAAATATTCTGTATTGGCAATCTTCAACAGACGGAGGTTCAACTTGGACAACCATACCAAACACAACACCCACCGAAAGTTATTTAAACATTACGACTAGTACTTTGTATTGGGCAGTGGTACAAAACGGAGCAATGTGTCCAATGGATACTTCTTCTCAAGTTTCTTTTGTGATAGATCCAGCTACTGTTGCTGGAAGTGTTTCCGGGGCGGCAAGTGTATGTTCAACAGGGAATAGTGGTACCTTAATTTTGTCAGGATATACTGGAACCATTTTAGGGTGGTCGTATTCTACCACTGGTGGTGCAACCTGGATTCCTATTGCGAATACAACCAATTCACAATCCTACTTAAATTTAACAACAACTACTTGGTATCATGCAATTGTTCAAAGTGGGAGTTGCCCAGCCGATTCAACAGCTGATGTTATTATAACAGTAAGCCCACCAGCCGTTGCTGGAACCATTACTGGAGGTGGTGTGTTTTGCGGTGTCCCAGCAACAGGCACACTTACATTATCAGGTTATTCAGGAACTATTACAGGGTGGATTTCATCCACTACAGGTGGGGCGAGTTGGACACCTATTGCCAATACAACCAACACGGAAAATTATACTGCCTTACCTGTTACAACTTGGTATACGGCTATTGTTCAAAGTGGCGGCTGTCCTGCAGATACAGCGAATATCGAAATCGTGGATGTGGCTCCTAATACTGTTGCAGGTACAATTTCACCGAGCGCTACTGTTTGTTCCGGAACCAATTTAGATTCTGTAATCTTATCAGGAAATATTGGAAGCGTTTTGGGTTGGTTATCTTCAACAGATGGTGGTTTAACTTGGTTGCCTGTCGCAAACACAACAACTACGCTTATTTATAGCGGACTAACTGTAAATACAACCTACACAGCTATTGTGCAAAGTGGTTCATGTTCCATTGATACTGCAGCATCAGCAACAATTTCAATCTTACCTCCATTTCCTGTTTTTGCCGGAAACGATACCAGCATTAACGTGGGACAAACTTTGGTGCTAAGCGGAACAGGAAGCGGAACGCCAATATGGACTCCTGGAGCAACCTTGAGCGGTACGACAGTGTATTCACCAACTGCAACTCCATTAACTACCACAACCTATGTATTGACAGTAACTGACATAAATGGTTGTGTGAATTCGGATGCCATTACCGTAACGGTTATTCAACCATCATTCAATGGAATGGTTTCTAATTTATTCACTCCAAACGGAGATGGTGTAAATGATAATTGGTATGTAGAAGGGATTTTAAATTTCCCGGAGAATGAAGTATTTGTTTACAATATTTACGGAAACCAAGTCTATTCTAAAAAATCGTATACAAACGATTGGCAGGGAACATACAATGGTTCCGAATTACCGGATGGTACCTATTTTTACGTAATTCGTTTGGATAGCCCATCACGCGTTATTAAAGGTTCAGTTGATATTTTAAGAAAATAA